The following coding sequences lie in one Cotesia glomerata isolate CgM1 linkage group LG5, MPM_Cglom_v2.3, whole genome shotgun sequence genomic window:
- the LOC123265683 gene encoding D-glucuronyl C5-epimerase B, whose protein sequence is MFYMMMRINFKTILLVLIVAVISSIFTSWNNCGSSILIRTAEWKTRRDRLANSELGYQEIDCNINGEYLIGCRREGDEVYIPFSFIHKYFEVYGKLATYDGLERFEWLHSYSKIVRPKSKYDPRGVFMTFENYNVEVRERVKCVSGSDGVPMSTQWESQGYYYPTQIAQFGLSHYSKNLTEPEPHRKIIEDADKVQQAWIVPQGSVMSRNYDVQSNSYVLRFGTPETSTSGISITLDHVLSFVLKLDLIIKDNGSVTVVMQHRERKDSYYLHYTTSNIVLNTLNNNIYYGIGVSNSQWRRITRDLVVDLQKGLSVNEKGKKKLSRSKLKIIKIILYGSGKIDNMTLSTSEHMEQFYDAARWFVANQNVTSGGWPNPVRRKVASSMEILEPGWYSAMGQGHAISVLARAYYHSGDERYLQAAVRGLKPFKITSSKGGVAAYFMDKFVWYEEYPTTPSSFILNGFIYSLIGLYDLKCIATGRDADEATELFDNGMISLKNMLTLFDTGSGTTYDLRHYTLKSAPNLARWDYHSTHINQLLLLNTIDIDQIFMITAERWIGYMNGKRAAHN, encoded by the exons AT gttTTATATGATGATGAGAATTAATTTCAAGACGATCCTTCTTGTATTGATCGTCGCCGTAATTAGTTCTATATTTACGTCATGGAATAACTGCGGAAGTAGTATTCTTATCAGAACGGCTGAGTGGAAGACTCGTAGG gaTCGTCTGGCTAATAGCGAGCTCGGATATCAAGAGATTGATTGTAATATTAATGGagaatatttaattggatGTAGGAGAGAGGGAGATGAAGTTTACATTCctttttcatttattcacAAGTATTTTGag gtaTATGGTAAATTAGCTACATACGATGGGCTGGAAAGATTCGAATGGTTGCACagttattcaaaaatagtAAGACCAAAATCAAAGTATGACCCACGCGGAGTTTTTatgacatttgaaaattacaatGTTGAGGTACGTGAGCGCGTAAAATGCGTCAGTGGAAGCGACGGAGTTCCAATGTCGACCCAATGGGAGAGTCAGGGTTACTACTACCCGACGCAAATAGCGCAATTCGGTTTGTCGCATTACAGCAAAAATTTAACAGAGCCAGAGCCACATCGCAAGATAATCGAGGACGCTGATAAAGTTCAACAGGCATGGAttgtgccgcaaggctcagtAATGTCGAGAAATTACGACGTGCAGTCGAACAGTTATGTCTTGAGGTTTGGCACACCGGAGACAAGTACTTCGGGAATTTCAATAACGTTAGATCACGTGCTGTCGTTTGTCCTGAAGCTGGATCTGATAATAAAGGACAATGGCAGCGTGACGGTTGTGATGCAGCACCGAGAACGGAAAGATTCTTACTACCTTCATTATACTACCAGCAATATTGTCCTCAATACATTgaataataacatttattatgGGATTGGAGTGAGTAATAGTCAGTGGCGTCGAATAACCCGAGATTTAGTAGTCGATTTACAAAAAGGGTTGAGTGTTAACGAGAAGGGGAAGAAAAAACTGTCGAGATCGAAgttaaagataataaaaataattttgtacgGTTCAGGAAAAATAGACAATATGACTTTGTCGACGAGCGAGCATATGGAGCAATTTTACGACGCAGCGCGTTGGTTTGTTGCTAATCAGAATGTGACATCAGGCGGGTGGCCAAATCCCGTAAGGAGAAAAGTTGCCAGCAGCATGGAGATTTTAGAGCCCGGATGGTACTCTGCAATGGGTCAAGGACATGCTATTTCAGTCCTAGCTAGAGCTTATTATCACTCTGGAGATGAGAGGTACTTACAGGCAGCTGTCAGAGGTTTAAAGCCATTTAAAATAACATCTTCGAAAGGTGGAGTGGCTGCTTATTTTATGGATAAATTTGTCTGGTACGAAGAATATCCAACCACACCGTCTTCATTTATATTGAATGGTTTTATTTACTCGCTTATTGGTCTCTATGATCTCAAGTGTATTGCTACAGGCAGAGACGCCGATGAGGCCACTGAGTTGTTTGATAATGGTATGATATCGTTGAAAAATATGCTTACACTATTTGACACCGGTTCTGGCACGACTTATGATTTAAGACACTATACGTTAAAGAGCGCGCCTAATTTAGCGCGTTGGGACTATCATTCCACGCACATTAACCAGCTGTTACTTTTGAATACTATTGATattgatcaaatttttatgataactgCTGAAAGGTGGATAGGCTACATGAATGGTAAGAGAGCAGcgcataattaa
- the LOC123265684 gene encoding post-GPI attachment to proteins factor 3 isoform X2, whose translation MSKMTNFYLFLLINAFIYTIVSASTGDRSQFYRQCLIVCYSTSCKHNVEFEVVSFENGGFLSWSCEENCRYDCMWETVNHFIDHGHHVPQFHGKWPFIRMFGFQEPASVIFSILNFYAHVMMYRKFRREIKSSMPMSLVWTYFTVVCLNAWFWSAVFHARDKPFTEVMDYSCAFTMVITLLFCMLTRIFHKNNKILAVITFGYICMLVTHLSHLWSGSINYGYNMKINIFFGFLTFLITMIWWYRNSSKLPHSYLIGWFTILTVAVTLLEVADFPPIFWTLDAHALWHASTAPLVYLLYKFMISDCHYLRKQYSYQVIP comes from the exons atgagtaaaatgacaaatttttatttatttttattaataaatgcatTTATTTACACAATTGTATCGGCTTCCACGGGCGACAGGTCCCAGTTTTATAGACAGTGTTTAATTGTTTGTTATTCTACTAGTTGTAAACACA ATGTTGAATTTGAAGTTGTTTCCTTTGAAAATGGTGGATTCTTATCCTGGTCATGCGAAGAAAACTGCCGGTATGATTGCATGTGGGAAACTGttaatcattttattgatCACGGTCATCACGTACCACAGTTTCATGGCAAG tGGCCATTTATTAGAATGTTTGGATTCCAAGAACCAGCttctgtaatattttcaattcttAATTTCTACGCTCACGTTATGATGTACCGAAAATTCCGCCGAGAAATAAAATCCTCCATGCCTATGTCTTTAGTATGGACTTATTTCACCGTT gtTTGTCTGAATGCTTGGTTTTGGTCGGCAGTATTCCATGCAAGAGATAAACCATTCACCGAAGTAATGGATTACTCTTGTGCATTTACGATGGTGATAACTCTCCTCTTCTGTATGCTGACAagaatatttcataaaaacaATAAGATACTTGCTGTGATAACTTTTGGATATATTTGTATGCTCGTCACTCATTTGTCTCATCTGTGGTCTGGAAGCATTAATTATGGATAcaacatgaaaataaatattttttttg GATTTTTGACGTTTCTTATCACGATGATTTGGTGGTATCGTAATTCTTCAAAACTTCCTCATTCTTATCTTATCGGCTGGTTTACGATCTTGACTGTGGCGGTTACTCTATTAGAAGTAGCTGATTTTCCACCGATATTTTGGACCCTTGATGCTCATGCCCTTTGGCATGCTTCTACCGCTCcgcttgtttatttattatacaa ATTTATGATCTCAGACtgtcattatttaagaaagcaATATAGTTATCAG GTGATtccttaa
- the LOC123265686 gene encoding coenzyme Q-binding protein COQ10, mitochondrial: protein MYRYRTIFLNKNLFNCVKRHRLDFKNLYSTWNKDRTKEYEGRKLIGFSMEQIFDVVADVQKYKNFLPFCKKSEVYSRSEDSLRANLVIGFPPLLNENYTSCVTMHRPYFVKAECKDGKLFNHLNTLWIFSPGLKNNPHTCVIDFSLSFEFKSLLHSNLSNLVFNEIVRQMENAFINEAHRRHGKPCIKTVRLEK, encoded by the exons atgtATAG atacaggactatttttttaaacaagaatttatttaattgtgtgAAACGTCATCGActggattttaaaaatttatattcgaCATGGAATAAAGACCGAACTAAAGAATATGAAGGTCGAAAATTAATTGG GTTTTCAATGGAACAAATATTTGACGTGGTTGCAGACGTACaaaagtacaaaaattttttgccattttgtaaaaaatccgAAGTGTATTCTCGCTCCGAGGACAGTTTACGTGCCAATTTGGTTATTGGATTTCCACCGCTGTTAAACGAAAACTATACGTCATGTGTGACGATGCACCGACCGTATTTTGTAAAAGCGGAATGCAAAGACGGTAAATTATTCAATCATCTGAATACGCTGTGGATTTTTAGCCCTGGACTGAAAAATAATCCACATACATGTGTCATTGATTTTTCATTgtcatttgaatttaaatctcTACTACATTCTAATTTGTCGAATCTGGTCTTTAATGAAATAGTCCGTCAAATGGAGAATGCTTTTATTAATGAAGCTCATCGGCGACACGGGAAACCGTGTATAAAAACTGTTAgactagaaaaataa
- the LOC123265681 gene encoding integrin alpha-PS1 isoform X1: MKLPWIIFVLIYGALGFNLEWRIPVIKRGRSDSYFGYSVAEHQELLEDDNKSISWILVGAPLDQNRQPGTNRSGALWQCPLTTKTNDCEQVITDGRLTEDGIIDPNVDSDELIPPGNDEIKDGQWLGVTVRSQGAGGKVMVCAHRHIVKTADSQWGQGQCYILTQDLKYDDIKKPCSGKPTSKAHEQFGYCQAGTSGILTPEDRVVIGTPGPHTWRGTMYVFTVSDEFLQRDNTVYNAPMQDASPVNKYSYLGMSVTVGNFFGKGLSYASGAPRSNGTGQVVILTRQHSRPDMDVALILNGEQFASSFGYEIAAADVNGDKNTDLIVSAPFYFNKAEGGAVYIYTSLCRYNKDSDKCKPTKLVGREESRFGFALTNLRDLNKDGYEDIAIGAPYEGKGTVYIYLGSKSGIITTPSQVIHAEDTPVPLRTFGYSLSGGIDMDKNGYPDLLIGAYDNDAVALLRARKIIDITTSVRYARKDGTYQEKIEAVDPNKIGCSADPTSNHTCFAFEACCKTESLTRNEGMVNLKLNYHIEAETYSGVKKFSRVWFGFGKNKPHYINRTVTLDPTKSMHCQREIVYLKENTRDIQSPIKFRLNYTLIQEEPVMPREGNPLPDINNYPILNQQEAARIFEATFQKDCGDNEICESDLQVDAKLNLSASVVKPNFYELLLGEVEEVVVDVSAVNIGESAYEAQLFISHSPSLNYIASKSNESIICNLHNSTLVICSIGNPFRKDNAVNVQVRFDPKGVEDNEPQLNFVIFANSTSKEVQEKQPIRLQAIVLKRAELSIKGSAKTQWAYYGGPIVGESAIKHLNEVGPKVSHLYEVFNEGPWKVRTVEVVISWPYEVANDKKHGKWLLYLEEMPTVSHAGDGECILPAGYVVNPLKLLGSVSYDDLDPFPSTTSSPVNYYRNRTINHIRDRRDIEKVVSTRMMTDRDGHSRQIVSMNCKTGTAKCFDIRCIIYNLQRKQEATITVKARLWNSTLVEDYPKVDQVKIGSNARIVIPPSIEIQQENLKNDHATAETIAYPDLGDQQDSEPVPIWIIIVAICAGLLLLILLTLVLWKLGFFKRRRPDPTLSGNLEKHRDDNPEHEALFKH, from the exons ATGAAGCTACCGTGGATTATTTTTGTGCTGATCTACGGAGCGTTGGGTTTCAATCTTGAGTGGAGGATACCTGTTATCAAACGTGGACGGAGCGATTCTTATTTTGGGTACTCGGTAGCAGAGCACCAAGAACTACTTGAGGATGATAACAAATCAATAAGCTG gattctAGTCGGCGCACCTTTGGATCAAAATAGACAACCTGGTACAAACAGATCTGGGGCATTATGGCAGTGTCCATTGACTACTAAAACAAATGATTGTGAGCAAGTTATTACGGACGGCAGACTTA CTGAAGACGGTATAATTGATCCAA atgTTGACTCTGACGAACTGATACCACCCGGAAACGATGAGATAAAAGACGGGCAATGGCTCGGAGTTACTGTCAGAAGTCAAGGAGCTGGTGGAAAAGTTATGGTATGCGCTCATCGGCATATTGTAAAAACTGCGGACTCGCAATGGGGACAAGGCCAGTGCTACATATTGACCCAAGACCTCAAATACGATGACATCAAAAAACCATGCTCCGGAAAACCAACCAGCAAAGCTCACGAACAATTTGGTTACTGCCAAGCTGGGACGAGCGGTATTTTAACTCCAGAAGATCGTGTTGTTATTGGAACTCCTGGGCCACACACTTGGCGAGGTACTATGTACGTTTTCACAGTGTCTGATGAATTTTTACAGCGTGACAACACTGTGTACAATGCACCTATGCAAGACGCATCACCAGTCAATAAATACAGTTACTTGGGAATGTCGGTGACTGTTGGAAACTTCTTTGGAAAAGGTCTGTCATACGCTTCCGGTGCTCCAAGATCTAATGGAACTGGACAAGTTGTAATTTTAACTCGCCAACATTCACGTCCTGACATGGATGTCGCCCTTATTCTTAATGGCGAGCAATTCGCTTCGAGTTTCGGATACGAAATTGCCGCTGCTGATGTTAATGGTGATAAAAATACCGATTTGATTGTCTCCGCTCcgttttatttcaacaaagCAGAAGGCGGTGCTGTCTATATATACACTTCGCTATGCAGATACAATAAAGATAGCGATAAATGTAAACCTACCAAGTTAGTAGGTCGTGAAGAGTCGCGATTTGGATTCGCGTTGACCAATTTACGGGATTTAAATAAAGATGGATATGAAGATATTGCTATTGGTGCACCCTATGAGGGTAAAGGTACTGTGTACATTTATTTGGGATCTAAATCAGGTATAATCACGACACCTTCGCAAGTGATACATGCAGAGGATACTCCCGTGCCTTTACGTACATTCGGTTATTCACTTAGCGGCGGAATTGATATGGATAAAAACGGCTACCCTGATTTATTAATCGGTGCTTATGATAATGACGCCGTGGCTCTGCTTCgagctagaaaaataattgatattacaACTTCCGTTCGTTATGCTCGTAAAGATGGTActtatcaagaaaaaatagaaGCTGTAGATCCAAATAAAATTGGCTGCTCAGCAGATCCAACATCTAATCATACTTGCTTTGCTTTTGAGGCATGTTGCAAAACTGAATCATTAACTCGTAATGAAGGTATGGTAAATCTTAAACTTAATTATCATATTGAAGCTGAAACTTATTCAGGCGTTAAAAAGTTCTCTAGAGTATGGTTTGGATTCGGTAAAAACAAACCACATTATATTAATCGTACGGTAACATTAGATCCAACAAAATCTATGCACTGTCAACGTGAAATTGTTTACTTGAAAGAAAATACACGTGATATTCAATCACCAATTAAATTCCGTTTGAATTATACGCTGATACAAGAAGAGCCAGTAATGCCACGTGAAGGCAATCCGCTGCccgatataaataattatcctATATTAAACCAACAAGAGGCTGCGAGGATATTTGAAGCAACGTTCCAAAAGGATTGCGGTGATAATGAAATATGTGAAAGTGATTTACAAGTCGAtgcaaaattgaatttatcagCGTCGGTTGTCAAGCCAAacttttatgaattattgttAGGTGAAGTCGAAGAAGTTGTTGTAGACGTAAGCGCAGTAAATATTGGAGAGTCAGCTTACGAAGCGCAATTATTTATCAGTCATTCACCTAGTCTTAATTATATTGCAAGTAAAAGTAATGAGTCTATTATTTGTAATCTCCACAATTCAACGCTGGTAATTTGTTCAATTGGAAATCCATTTAGAAAAGACAATGCTGTTAATGTTCAAGTGAGATTTGACCCAAAAGGAGTCGAAGACAATGAACcgcaattaaattttgtaatttttgctAATTCAACTTCCAAAGAAGTCCAAGAAAAGCAACCAATACGCTTGCAAGCAATCGTACTGAAGCGCGCAGAATTGTCAATAAAAGGAAGCGCCAAGACACAGTGGGCTTACTATGGAGGTCCTATTGTCGGTGAATCTGCGATAAAACACTTGAATGAAGTTGGTCCTAAGGTCTCGCACTTGTATGAAGTCTTCAATGAAGGTCCCTGGAAAGTAAGGACCGTTGAAGTTGTTATTTCATGGCCTTACGAGGTTGCTAATGACAAAAAACACGGTAAGTGGCTACTGTATCTCGAAGAAATGCCGACAGTTAGTCACGCTGGGGATGGAGAGTGTATTTTACCGGCTGGTTACGTTGTTAATCCACTAAAGTTACTTGGCAGTGTTAGTTACGATGATTTGGATCCGTTTCCTTCAACCACGAGCTCTCCGGTTAATTATTACCGTAATCGGACAATTAATCACATCAGAGACCGCCGGGATATTGAAAAGGTCGTTAGTACGAGGATGATGACAGATCGCGATGGACATTCACGTCAAATTGTTTCTATG AATTGTAAAACAGGAACAGCTAAATGCTTTGATATTCGAtgcattatttataacttacaACGTAAACAAGAGGCGACAATTACTGTGAAGGCAAg ACTGTGGAATTCAACGCTTGTCGAGGATTATCCGAAGGTTGACCAGGTAAAAATAGGCTCAAACGCGAGGATTGTTATCCCACCGAGCATTGAAATTCagcaagaaaatttaaaaaacgacCATGCTACg GCTGAAACGATAGCGTATCCAGATCTAGGCGACCAACAAGACAGTGAGCCGGTGCCTATTTGGATAATAATTGTCGCCATTTGTGCTggtttattattactaatactGCTGACATTAGTTTTATGGAAACTAGGGTTCTTTAAAAGACGTAGGCCCGACCCTACTTTATCCGGGAACTTAGAAAAACATAGAGACGATAATCCAGAACACGAAGCGCTATTTAAACActaa
- the LOC123265681 gene encoding integrin alpha-PS1 isoform X2, which translates to MKLPWIIFVLIYGALGFNLEWRIPVIKRGRSDSYFGYSVAEHQELLEDDNKSISWILVGAPLDQNRQPGTNRSGALWQCPLTTKTNDCEQVITDGRLNVDSDELIPPGNDEIKDGQWLGVTVRSQGAGGKVMVCAHRHIVKTADSQWGQGQCYILTQDLKYDDIKKPCSGKPTSKAHEQFGYCQAGTSGILTPEDRVVIGTPGPHTWRGTMYVFTVSDEFLQRDNTVYNAPMQDASPVNKYSYLGMSVTVGNFFGKGLSYASGAPRSNGTGQVVILTRQHSRPDMDVALILNGEQFASSFGYEIAAADVNGDKNTDLIVSAPFYFNKAEGGAVYIYTSLCRYNKDSDKCKPTKLVGREESRFGFALTNLRDLNKDGYEDIAIGAPYEGKGTVYIYLGSKSGIITTPSQVIHAEDTPVPLRTFGYSLSGGIDMDKNGYPDLLIGAYDNDAVALLRARKIIDITTSVRYARKDGTYQEKIEAVDPNKIGCSADPTSNHTCFAFEACCKTESLTRNEGMVNLKLNYHIEAETYSGVKKFSRVWFGFGKNKPHYINRTVTLDPTKSMHCQREIVYLKENTRDIQSPIKFRLNYTLIQEEPVMPREGNPLPDINNYPILNQQEAARIFEATFQKDCGDNEICESDLQVDAKLNLSASVVKPNFYELLLGEVEEVVVDVSAVNIGESAYEAQLFISHSPSLNYIASKSNESIICNLHNSTLVICSIGNPFRKDNAVNVQVRFDPKGVEDNEPQLNFVIFANSTSKEVQEKQPIRLQAIVLKRAELSIKGSAKTQWAYYGGPIVGESAIKHLNEVGPKVSHLYEVFNEGPWKVRTVEVVISWPYEVANDKKHGKWLLYLEEMPTVSHAGDGECILPAGYVVNPLKLLGSVSYDDLDPFPSTTSSPVNYYRNRTINHIRDRRDIEKVVSTRMMTDRDGHSRQIVSMNCKTGTAKCFDIRCIIYNLQRKQEATITVKARLWNSTLVEDYPKVDQVKIGSNARIVIPPSIEIQQENLKNDHATAETIAYPDLGDQQDSEPVPIWIIIVAICAGLLLLILLTLVLWKLGFFKRRRPDPTLSGNLEKHRDDNPEHEALFKH; encoded by the exons ATGAAGCTACCGTGGATTATTTTTGTGCTGATCTACGGAGCGTTGGGTTTCAATCTTGAGTGGAGGATACCTGTTATCAAACGTGGACGGAGCGATTCTTATTTTGGGTACTCGGTAGCAGAGCACCAAGAACTACTTGAGGATGATAACAAATCAATAAGCTG gattctAGTCGGCGCACCTTTGGATCAAAATAGACAACCTGGTACAAACAGATCTGGGGCATTATGGCAGTGTCCATTGACTACTAAAACAAATGATTGTGAGCAAGTTATTACGGACGGCAGACTTA atgTTGACTCTGACGAACTGATACCACCCGGAAACGATGAGATAAAAGACGGGCAATGGCTCGGAGTTACTGTCAGAAGTCAAGGAGCTGGTGGAAAAGTTATGGTATGCGCTCATCGGCATATTGTAAAAACTGCGGACTCGCAATGGGGACAAGGCCAGTGCTACATATTGACCCAAGACCTCAAATACGATGACATCAAAAAACCATGCTCCGGAAAACCAACCAGCAAAGCTCACGAACAATTTGGTTACTGCCAAGCTGGGACGAGCGGTATTTTAACTCCAGAAGATCGTGTTGTTATTGGAACTCCTGGGCCACACACTTGGCGAGGTACTATGTACGTTTTCACAGTGTCTGATGAATTTTTACAGCGTGACAACACTGTGTACAATGCACCTATGCAAGACGCATCACCAGTCAATAAATACAGTTACTTGGGAATGTCGGTGACTGTTGGAAACTTCTTTGGAAAAGGTCTGTCATACGCTTCCGGTGCTCCAAGATCTAATGGAACTGGACAAGTTGTAATTTTAACTCGCCAACATTCACGTCCTGACATGGATGTCGCCCTTATTCTTAATGGCGAGCAATTCGCTTCGAGTTTCGGATACGAAATTGCCGCTGCTGATGTTAATGGTGATAAAAATACCGATTTGATTGTCTCCGCTCcgttttatttcaacaaagCAGAAGGCGGTGCTGTCTATATATACACTTCGCTATGCAGATACAATAAAGATAGCGATAAATGTAAACCTACCAAGTTAGTAGGTCGTGAAGAGTCGCGATTTGGATTCGCGTTGACCAATTTACGGGATTTAAATAAAGATGGATATGAAGATATTGCTATTGGTGCACCCTATGAGGGTAAAGGTACTGTGTACATTTATTTGGGATCTAAATCAGGTATAATCACGACACCTTCGCAAGTGATACATGCAGAGGATACTCCCGTGCCTTTACGTACATTCGGTTATTCACTTAGCGGCGGAATTGATATGGATAAAAACGGCTACCCTGATTTATTAATCGGTGCTTATGATAATGACGCCGTGGCTCTGCTTCgagctagaaaaataattgatattacaACTTCCGTTCGTTATGCTCGTAAAGATGGTActtatcaagaaaaaatagaaGCTGTAGATCCAAATAAAATTGGCTGCTCAGCAGATCCAACATCTAATCATACTTGCTTTGCTTTTGAGGCATGTTGCAAAACTGAATCATTAACTCGTAATGAAGGTATGGTAAATCTTAAACTTAATTATCATATTGAAGCTGAAACTTATTCAGGCGTTAAAAAGTTCTCTAGAGTATGGTTTGGATTCGGTAAAAACAAACCACATTATATTAATCGTACGGTAACATTAGATCCAACAAAATCTATGCACTGTCAACGTGAAATTGTTTACTTGAAAGAAAATACACGTGATATTCAATCACCAATTAAATTCCGTTTGAATTATACGCTGATACAAGAAGAGCCAGTAATGCCACGTGAAGGCAATCCGCTGCccgatataaataattatcctATATTAAACCAACAAGAGGCTGCGAGGATATTTGAAGCAACGTTCCAAAAGGATTGCGGTGATAATGAAATATGTGAAAGTGATTTACAAGTCGAtgcaaaattgaatttatcagCGTCGGTTGTCAAGCCAAacttttatgaattattgttAGGTGAAGTCGAAGAAGTTGTTGTAGACGTAAGCGCAGTAAATATTGGAGAGTCAGCTTACGAAGCGCAATTATTTATCAGTCATTCACCTAGTCTTAATTATATTGCAAGTAAAAGTAATGAGTCTATTATTTGTAATCTCCACAATTCAACGCTGGTAATTTGTTCAATTGGAAATCCATTTAGAAAAGACAATGCTGTTAATGTTCAAGTGAGATTTGACCCAAAAGGAGTCGAAGACAATGAACcgcaattaaattttgtaatttttgctAATTCAACTTCCAAAGAAGTCCAAGAAAAGCAACCAATACGCTTGCAAGCAATCGTACTGAAGCGCGCAGAATTGTCAATAAAAGGAAGCGCCAAGACACAGTGGGCTTACTATGGAGGTCCTATTGTCGGTGAATCTGCGATAAAACACTTGAATGAAGTTGGTCCTAAGGTCTCGCACTTGTATGAAGTCTTCAATGAAGGTCCCTGGAAAGTAAGGACCGTTGAAGTTGTTATTTCATGGCCTTACGAGGTTGCTAATGACAAAAAACACGGTAAGTGGCTACTGTATCTCGAAGAAATGCCGACAGTTAGTCACGCTGGGGATGGAGAGTGTATTTTACCGGCTGGTTACGTTGTTAATCCACTAAAGTTACTTGGCAGTGTTAGTTACGATGATTTGGATCCGTTTCCTTCAACCACGAGCTCTCCGGTTAATTATTACCGTAATCGGACAATTAATCACATCAGAGACCGCCGGGATATTGAAAAGGTCGTTAGTACGAGGATGATGACAGATCGCGATGGACATTCACGTCAAATTGTTTCTATG AATTGTAAAACAGGAACAGCTAAATGCTTTGATATTCGAtgcattatttataacttacaACGTAAACAAGAGGCGACAATTACTGTGAAGGCAAg ACTGTGGAATTCAACGCTTGTCGAGGATTATCCGAAGGTTGACCAGGTAAAAATAGGCTCAAACGCGAGGATTGTTATCCCACCGAGCATTGAAATTCagcaagaaaatttaaaaaacgacCATGCTACg GCTGAAACGATAGCGTATCCAGATCTAGGCGACCAACAAGACAGTGAGCCGGTGCCTATTTGGATAATAATTGTCGCCATTTGTGCTggtttattattactaatactGCTGACATTAGTTTTATGGAAACTAGGGTTCTTTAAAAGACGTAGGCCCGACCCTACTTTATCCGGGAACTTAGAAAAACATAGAGACGATAATCCAGAACACGAAGCGCTATTTAAACActaa
- the LOC123265684 gene encoding post-GPI attachment to proteins factor 3 isoform X1, which produces MSKMTNFYLFLLINAFIYTIVSASTGDRSQFYRQCLIVCYSTSCKHNVEFEVVSFENGGFLSWSCEENCRYDCMWETVNHFIDHGHHVPQFHGKWPFIRMFGFQEPASVIFSILNFYAHVMMYRKFRREIKSSMPMSLVWTYFTVVCLNAWFWSAVFHARDKPFTEVMDYSCAFTMVITLLFCMLTRIFHKNNKILAVITFGYICMLVTHLSHLWSGSINYGYNMKINIFFGFLTFLITMIWWYRNSSKLPHSYLIGWFTILTVAVTLLEVADFPPIFWTLDAHALWHASTAPLVYLLYKFMISDCHYLRKQYSYQVISDIHID; this is translated from the exons atgagtaaaatgacaaatttttatttatttttattaataaatgcatTTATTTACACAATTGTATCGGCTTCCACGGGCGACAGGTCCCAGTTTTATAGACAGTGTTTAATTGTTTGTTATTCTACTAGTTGTAAACACA ATGTTGAATTTGAAGTTGTTTCCTTTGAAAATGGTGGATTCTTATCCTGGTCATGCGAAGAAAACTGCCGGTATGATTGCATGTGGGAAACTGttaatcattttattgatCACGGTCATCACGTACCACAGTTTCATGGCAAG tGGCCATTTATTAGAATGTTTGGATTCCAAGAACCAGCttctgtaatattttcaattcttAATTTCTACGCTCACGTTATGATGTACCGAAAATTCCGCCGAGAAATAAAATCCTCCATGCCTATGTCTTTAGTATGGACTTATTTCACCGTT gtTTGTCTGAATGCTTGGTTTTGGTCGGCAGTATTCCATGCAAGAGATAAACCATTCACCGAAGTAATGGATTACTCTTGTGCATTTACGATGGTGATAACTCTCCTCTTCTGTATGCTGACAagaatatttcataaaaacaATAAGATACTTGCTGTGATAACTTTTGGATATATTTGTATGCTCGTCACTCATTTGTCTCATCTGTGGTCTGGAAGCATTAATTATGGATAcaacatgaaaataaatattttttttg GATTTTTGACGTTTCTTATCACGATGATTTGGTGGTATCGTAATTCTTCAAAACTTCCTCATTCTTATCTTATCGGCTGGTTTACGATCTTGACTGTGGCGGTTACTCTATTAGAAGTAGCTGATTTTCCACCGATATTTTGGACCCTTGATGCTCATGCCCTTTGGCATGCTTCTACCGCTCcgcttgtttatttattatacaa ATTTATGATCTCAGACtgtcattatttaagaaagcaATATAGTTATCAGGTAATATCAGACATTCACATTGACTAA